In one Rhinoraja longicauda isolate Sanriku21f chromosome 32, sRhiLon1.1, whole genome shotgun sequence genomic region, the following are encoded:
- the kcnj5 gene encoding G protein-activated inward rectifier potassium channel 4: MPGEPRMVPNNNMDSRANTRESKKLSQQARGNVLTTDRTMLLNEPKKLKQRYVNKDGKCNVHHGNVQETYRYFSDLFTTLVDLRWRLNLLIFTLVFTVTWLFFGFIWWLIAYIRGDLEHLGDSTWTPCVDNLNGFVSAFLFSIETETTIGYGHRVITEKCPEGIILLLIQAILGSIVNALMVGCMFVKISQPKNRAETLMFSHRAVISLRDEKLCLMFRVGDLRNSHIVEASIRAKLIKSRQTKEGEFIPLNQTDINVGFDTGDDRLFLVSPLIISHEINDKSPFWEMSRSQLDQEDFEIVVILEGMVEATGMTCQARSSYSDSEVLWGHRFTPVLTLEKDFYEVDYNSFHETYETNSPTCSAKEVADMLRAGRALSEISLPNRPNEVAAKDTGEEDCDTNCATAQPEDPKPSPLTDGSEYCTGFSAPFIHGLEEPQKL; encoded by the exons ATGCCAGGAGAGCCGCGAATGGTCCCCAACAACAACATGGACAGTCGGGCGAACACAAGAGAATCTAAGAAGCTGTCTCAACAAGCCCGCGGCAATGTGCTGACCACCGACAGGACGATGCTCCTCAATGAGCCGAAGAAACTGAAACAAAGGTACGTGAACAAGGATGGCAAATGCAACGTCCACCATGGCAATGTGCAGGAGACGTACCGCTACTTCAGCGACCTCTTCACCACTCTGGTCGACCTCAGGTGGCGCTTAAACCTCTTGATCTTCACCCTGGTCTTCACCGTTACCTGGCTGTTCTTTGGCTTCATCTGGTGGCTGATCGCGTACATCCGCGGAGACCTGGAGCATCTGGGAGATTCCACCTGGACCCCGTGTGTGGACAATCTGAACGGCTTTGTGTCGGCATTTCTGTTTTCTATCGAGACTGAAACGACAATTGGCTACGGGCACAGAGTTATAACGGAGAAGTGTCCTGAGGGCATCATCTTGCTGCTGATCCAGGCCATCCTGGGGTCCATCGTCAACGCCCTGATGGTCGGCTGCATGTTCGTGAAGATTTCTCAGCCCAAGAACCGTGCAGAGACGCTAATGTTCTCGCACCGCGCCGTGATCTCTCTCCGGGATGAGAAGCTGTGCCTGATGTTCCGTGTGGGGGACCTCCGCAACTCCCACATCGTGGAGGCTTCCATCCGGGCCAAACTCATCAAGTCCCGGCAGACCAAGGAAGGCGagttcatccccctcaaccagaCCGACATCAACGTGGGCTTCGACACCGGAGATGACCGGCTCTTCCTGGTGTCACCGCTCATCATCTCCCACGAGATCAACGACAAGAGCCCCTTCTGGGAAATGAGCCGCAGCCAGCTGGACCAAGAGGACTTTGAGATCGTGGTGATCCTTGAAGGCATGGTGGAGGCAACAG GGATGACCTGCCAGGCCCGCAGCTCCTACTCCGACTCCGAGGTGCTGTGGGGCCATCGATTCACCCCCGTGTTAACCCTCGAGAAGGATTTCTACGAAGTGGATTACAACAGTTTCCACGAGACGTACGAGACTAACTCCCCGACCTGCAGCGCGAAAGAGGTGGCCGACATGTTGAGGGCAGGCCGTGCTCTGTCCGAGATCTCCTTGCCAAACCGTCCCAATGAGGTGGCTGCCAAAGATACTGGTGAAGAAGACTGCGACACAAACTGCGCCACAGCCCAGCCAGAGGACCCCAAACCATCCCCCCTCACCGATGGCTCAGAGTACTGCACAGGCTTCTCAGCTCCATTCATACACGGCCTTGAGGAGCCTCAGAAACTCTAG